One stretch of Melospiza georgiana isolate bMelGeo1 chromosome 28, bMelGeo1.pri, whole genome shotgun sequence DNA includes these proteins:
- the LOC131094078 gene encoding cathepsin G-like → MLLLLLLTNAFVLLPWAGAGRIIGGREAKPHSRPYMAFLEIKSGIQFYTCGGFLIRPDAVLSAAHCVDMKGRPRVTVILGAHNVSRRELSQQKIRVGQWVIHPEYSREDGKNDIALLKLKPRARINKIVQFISIPRRNERVRPGALCTVSGWGMTSTDGDESDVLREVELKVQNETRCQKFSRKYQRRSMICVGDENRKKASYKGDSGGPLVCKKKAYGIVSHGYDDLIFPEVFTRISYFEPWIREQLRGFAIQDIPGSPSSD, encoded by the exons atgctgctgcttcttctgctcACAAATGCTTTTGTCcttctgccctgggctggggctg GAAGGATCATTGGTGGACGAGAAGCTAAGCCCCACTCCAGACCCTACATGGcttttttagaaattaaaagtgGCATACAATTTTATACCTGTGGAGGGTTCCTGATTCGCCCAGACGCAGTGCTCTCAGCAGCTCACTGTGTGGATATGAAAGG GAGACCAAGGGTCACTGTGATTTTGGGAGCCCACAATGTAAGCAGACGAGAACTGAGCCAGCAGAAGATCCGTGTGGGACAATGGGTCATCCATCCTGAATATTCCCGTGAAGACGGGAAAAATGACATCGCGCTGCTGAAG CTGAAGCCAAGGGCCAGGATCAATAAGATTGTCCAGTTTATCTCCATTCCCAGGAGAAATGAACGTGTGAGACCAGGAGCTTTATGCACGGTGTCTGGTTGGGGCATGACATCTACAGATGGGGACGAGAGTGATGTCTTGAGGGAGGTGGAACTGAAGGTGCAAAATGAGACAAGATGTCAGAAGTTTTCCAGAAAATACCAGCGTCGGTCTATGATCTGTGTTGGTGATGAAAACCGTAAAAAAGCATCATACAAG GGTGATTCTGGTGGCCCATTAGTCTGCAAGAAGAAGGCTTATGGCATTGTTTCTCATGGATATGATGACCTCATCTTCCCTGAGGTATTCACCAGGATCTCATACTTTGAGCCCTGGATCCGTGAGCAGCTGAGGGGGTTTGCAATCCAAGATATTCCTGGCTCTCCGTCCTCTGACTAA
- the LOC131094073 gene encoding cathepsin G-like, which produces MLLLLLLTNAFVLLPWAGAGTIIGGTKVKAHSRPYMAFLKIQSGSEPSYCGGFLIRPDAVLSAAHCVDKKGRAVRVTVILGAHNVNYRERSQQKIRVRQWVIHPQYSREGFKNDIVLLKLKPRARINKNVQFISIPRRNEHVREGALCTVSGWGWTSDTGNKTDVMREVKLKVQEEKICQQLFRNYQRRSMICVGDENSKKATSHGDSGGPLVCNKKAYGIVSHAREHNIFPEVFTRISHFEPWIHQQLKRFSLQDIPCFPLSE; this is translated from the exons atgctgctgctccttctgctcaCAAATGCTTTTGTCcttctgccctgggctggggctg GAACGATCATTGGTGGAACGAAAGTTAAGGCCCACTCCAGACCCTAcatggcttttttaaaaattcaaagtgGATCAGAACCCAGTTACTGTGGAGGGTTTCTGATTCGCCCAGATGCAGTGCTCTCAGCAGCTCACTGTGTGGATAAAAAAGGCAGGGCAGTGAGGGTCACTGTGATTCTGGGAGCCCACAATGTAAACTACCGAGAACGGAGCCAGCAAAAGATCCGTGTGAGACAATGGGTCATCCATCCTCAATATTCCCGTGAAGGCTTCAAAAATGACATTGTGCTGCTGAAG CTGAAGCCAAGGGCCAGGATCAATAAGAATGTGCAGTTTATCTCCATTCCCAGGAGAAATGAACACGTGAGAGAAGGAGCTTTATGCACGGTGTCTGGCTGGGGCTGGACATCTGACACAGGAAACAAGACTGATGTGATGAGAGAAGTGAAACTGAAGGTGCAAGAGGAGAAAATCTGTCAGCAGCTTTTCCGTAACTACCAGCGTCGGTCGATGATCTGTGTTGGTgatgaaaacagtaaaaaagcAACTTCCCAT GGTGATTCTGGTGGCCCATTAGTCTGCAATAAGAAGGCTTATGGCATTGTTTCTCATGCACGTGAACACAACATCTTCCCTGAGGTATTCACCAGGATCTCACACTTTGAGCCCTGGATCCATCAGCAGCTGAAGAGGTTTTCTCTCCAAGATATTCCTTGCTTTCCATTGTCTGAATAA
- the LOC131094077 gene encoding duodenase-1-like, translating to MLLLLLLTNAFVLLPWAGAGRIIGGREVKDHSRPYMAFLKIKTGSKPSRCGGFLIRPDAVLSAAHCVDKEGSVNVTVILGAHNVKKQEQSQQEIPAERLVIHPEYSRDGKKNDIVLLKLKKKAEINEYVRCISIAKENERVRVGDLCTVSGWGRTSLKKPGSDVLMEVDLEVQYAEICEQRFRNYQCQSMICVGDENSKKSTYKGDSGGPLVCNKKAHGIVSHGKPGCLFPKVFTRISYFEPWIRKKLKGFSRKAIPCIPFSD from the exons atgctgctgctccttctgctcaCAAATGCTTTTGTCcttctgccctgggctggggctg GAAGGATCATTGGTGGACGAGAGGTAAAGGACCACTCCAGACCCTAcatggcttttttaaaaattaaaactggcTCAAAACCTAGTAGGTGTGGAGGGTTCCTGATTCGCCCAGACGCAGTGCTCTCAGCAGCTCACTGTGTGGATAAAGAAGG GAGTGTGAACGTCACTGTGATTCTGGGAGCCCACAACGTAAAGAAGCAGGAACAGAGCCAGCAGGAGATCCCTGCTGAACGATTGGTCATCCATCCTGAATATTCCCGTGATGGCAAGAAAAATGACATTGTGCTGCTGAAG ctgaagaaaaaagcTGAGATCAATGAGTATGTGCGATGTATCTCCATTGCCAAGGAAAATGAACGTGTGAGAGTAGGAGATTTGTGCACGGTGTCAGGCTGGGGCCGGACATCTCTGAAAAAGCCGGGGAGTGATGTCTTGATGGAGGTGGATCTGGAGGTTCAATATGCAGAAATATGTGAACAGCGTTTCCGTAACTATCAGTGTCAGTCTATGATCTGTGTCGGTgatgaaaacagtaaaaaatcaACTTACAAG GGTGATTCTGGTGGCCCATTAGTCTGCAATAAGAAGGCTCATGGCATTGTTTCTCATGGAAAACCAGGCTGCCTCTTTCCTAAGGTATTCACCAGGATCTCGTACTTTGAGCCCTGGATCCGCAAGAAGCTGAAGGGTTTTTCGCGCAAGGCAATTCCTTGCATTCCCTTCTCTGACTAA
- the LOC131094075 gene encoding granzyme B-like: protein MLLLLLLTNAFVLLPWAGAGRIIGGCEAKPHSRPYMAYLIIENGTKGINFPCGGFLIRPDAVLSAAHCVDIKGRVKVTVLLGAHNIRREEESQQVIPVVKKVIHPKYSRKDGKNDIMLLKLKEKANITTNVRCISIAENHECVRAGDLCTVSGWGRTSPEGDINDVLMEVDLEVQNEEICEQLSSKYQRQSMICVGDEDSKKATAPGDSGGPLVCNEKAHGIVSHALKKNHFAEAFTRISHFEPWIQKQLKSFSRKAISCFPLSD from the exons atgctgctgctccttctgctcaCAAATGCTTTTGTCcttctgccctgggctggggctg GAAGGATCATTGGTGGATGTGAAGCTAAGCCCCACTCCAGACCCTACATGGCTTACTTAATAATTGAAAATGGCACAAAAGGTATTAATTTTCCCTGTGGAGGGTTCCTGATTCGCCCAGACGCAGTGCTCTCAGCAGCTCACTGTGTGGATATAAAAGG GAGAGTGAAGGTCACTGTGCTTCTGGGAGCCCACAACATAAGGAGGGAAGAAGAGAGCCAGCAGGTGATCCCTGTTGTAAAAAAGGTCATTCATCCTAAATATTCCCGTAAAGACGGGAAAAATGACATCATGCTGCTGAAG ctgaaggaaaaagcCAATATCACTACGAATGTGCGATGTATCTCCATTGCCGAAAACCATGAATGTGTGAGGGCAGGAGATTTATGCACGGTGTCTGGCTGGGGCCGGACATCTCCAGAAGGGGACATTAATGATGTCTTGATGGAGGTGGACCTGGAGGTGCAAAATGAGGAAATATGTGAGCAGCTTTCCAGTAAATACCAGCGTCAGTCTATGATCTGTGTTGGTGACGAAGATAGTAAAAAAGCAACTGCCCCT GGTGATTCTGGTGGCCCATTAGTTTGCAATGAGAAGGCTCATGGCATTGTTTCTCATGCACTCAAAAAGAACCACTTCGCTGAGGCATTCACCAGGATCTCACACTTTGAGCCCTGGATCCAAAAGCAGCTGAAGAGTTTTTCACGCAAGGCAATTTCTTGCTTTCCATTGTCTGACTAA
- the LOC131094074 gene encoding granzyme B(G,H)-like, with product MLLLLLLTNAFVLLPWAGAGRIIGGREAVAHSRPYMAFLKIKNATNTSRCGGFLIRSDAVLSAAHCVDEKGIVSFTVTLGAHNVSSQEPSQQKIPVGKWVIHPEYSREGFINDIMLLKLKKKAKINEYVQNISFAKENEHVRVGALCRVSGWGRTSLNPPPSDVLREVELKVQKQEICHQVFPNYKRQSMICVGDENRKKATYRGDSGGPLVCKKKAYGIVSRGIKHRLFPKAFTRISYFEPWIHKQLKRLSLQDIPGSPSSD from the exons atgctgctgctccttctgctcaCAAATGCTTTTGTCcttctgccctgggctggggctg GAAGGATCATTGGCGGAAGGGAAGCTGTGGCCCACTCCAGACCCTAcatggcttttttaaaaattaaaaatgcgACAAACACTAGCAGGTGTGGAGGGTTCCTGATTCGCTCAGATGCAGTGCTCTCAGCAGCTCACTGTGTGGATGAAAAAGG GATTGTGAGCTTCACCGTGACTCTGGGAGCCCACAACGTAAGTAGCCAAGAACCGAGCCAGCAGAAGATCCCTGTTGGAAAATGGGTCATTCATCCTGAATATTCCCGTGAAGGCTTCATAAATGATATTATGCTGCTGAAG ctgaagaaaaaagcCAAGATCAATGAGTATGTGCAAAATATCTCCTTTGCCAAGGAAAATGAACATGTGAGAGTAGGAGCTTTGTGCAGGGTGTCTGGCTGGGGACGGACATCACTGAACCCGCCGCCGAGTGATGTCTTGAGGGAGGTGGAACTGAAGGTGCAAAAGCAGGAGATCTGTCACCAGGTTTTCCCTAACTACAAGCGTCAGTCTATGATCTGTGTTGGTGATGAAAACCGTAAAAAAGCAACTTATAGG GGTGATTCTGGTGGCCCATTAGTCTGCAAGAAGAAGGCTTATGGCATTGTTTCTCGTGGAATAAAACATCGCCTATTTCCTAAGGCATTCACCAGGATCTCATACTTTGAGCCCTGGATCCATAAGCAGCTGAAGAGGCTTTCACTCCAAGATATTCCTGGCTCTCCATCCTCTGACTAA
- the LOC131094067 gene encoding olfactory receptor 4D1-like translates to MESKNITTTVTEFVLLGLTQSHKVQYFLYVIFFLIYVMTWLLNFTIMATVAVDHHLHTPMYFLLANLAFLDVSDSSVNTPKLLSGLLTQHQVISFHQCFLQMFFFHFIAGAMAFLLLGMMVDRYVAICEPLRYLSIMNWSTCTGLVAAVWLGGFLHSITQTGLLLQLPFCGPNVLDNFYCDVPQVIKLACTDTRVAELQMVFNSGMILISLFVILIISYIVILLKIRTCIMEGKRKALSTCGTQITVVSLIFIPCILTYAQPCKKSPGDKVVSVVFTVVTPMLNPMIYTLRNTEMKKAIRRTLGKIFLSAGKQKPERTADPKSSNVMLP, encoded by the coding sequence ATGGAATCAAAGAACATCACCACCACTGTGACAGAATTTGTCCTGTTGGGCCTGACACAGAGCCACAAGGTGCAGTATTTTCTCTATGTGATCTTCTTTCTCATCTATGTGATGACCTGGCTGCTGAACTTCACCATCATGGCCACTGTGGCTGTGGACCACCACCTCCACACCCCCATGTACTTTCTCCTGGCCAACCTCGCCTTCCTTGACGTCAGTGACTCCTCAGTCAACACTCCCAAGCTGCTGTCAGGCCTCCTCACCCAGCACCAAGTCATCTCCTTCCACCAGTGTTTCCTCCAGATGTTCTTCTTCCATTTCATTGCAGGGGCAATGGCATTTCTGCTCCTGGGGATGATGGTGGATCGCTACGTGGCCATCTGTGAGCCCCTGCGCTACCTGTCCATCATGAACTGGAGCACCTGCACAGGCCTGGTGGCAGCTGTGTGGCTGGGTGGATTTCTTCATTCCATTACACAAACTGgccttctcctccagctgccatTCTGTGGCCCAAATGTACTGGACAATTTCTACTGTGACGTCCCCCAGGTCATCAAACTGGCCTGCACTGACACTCGCGTGGCTGAGCTGCAGATGGTGTTTAACAGTGGAATGATCCTCATCAGCCTTTTTGTGATCTTGATTATTTCTTACATTGTCATCTTGCTGAAGATAAGGACGTGCATCatggaagggaagagaaaagctCTGTCCACCTGTGGAACACAGATAACTGTTGTGAGCTTAATATTCATCCCCTGCATCCTCACCTACGCCCAGCCTTGTAAGAAATcccctggggacaaggtggtCTCTGTTGTTTTCACTGTGGTCACCCCAATGCTAAACCCAATGATCTACACACTCAGAAACACTGAGATGAAAAAGGCCATCAGGAGAACGCtggggaaaatatttctgtcagcAGGAAAGCAGAAACCGGAGCGGACAGCAGATCCAAAGTCATCAAATGTGATGCTCCCATGA
- the LOC131094080 gene encoding cathepsin G-like: protein MLLLLLLTNAFVLLPWAGAGRIIGGKKAVAHSRPYMAFLEIETDSDYIKCGGFLIRPDAVLSAAHCVDEEGIENVTVILGAHNVNRQEPSQQKIRVEKWIIHPEYSPKPVKNDIVLLKLEQNAIIKKNVRLISIPKENESVRVGTECNVPGWGQTSVTGPRSDVLMEVKLKVQKEEICEQLLPDYEPQSMICVGDENHKKGTYEGDSGGPLVCNKKAYGIVSYGCGCNLFPEAFTRISHFEPWIREQLRKFAIQDIPGSPSSD from the exons atgctgctgctccttctgctcaCAAATGCTTTTGTCcttctgccctgggctggggctg GAAGGATCATTGGTGGAAAGAAAGCTGTGGCCCACTCCAGACCCTACATGGCATTTTTAGAAATTGAAACTGACTCAGACTATATTAAGTGTGGAGGGTTCCTGATTCGCCCAGACGCAGTGCTCTCAGCAGCTCACTGTGTAGATGAAGAAGG GATAGAGAATGTCACTGTGATTCTGGGAGCCCACAATGTGAACAGACAAGAACCGAGCCAACAGAAGATCCGTGTTGAAAAATGGATCATCCATCCTGAATATTCCCCTAAGCCCGTGAAAAATGACATCGTGCTGCTGAAG CTGGAGCAAAATGCCATCATCAAGAAGAATGTGAGGTTGATCTCCATTcccaaggaaaatgaaagtgtGAGAGTAGGAACTGAATGTAATGtgcctggctggggacagacaTCTGTGACAGGGCCGAGGAGCGATGTCTTGATGGAGGTGAAACTGAAGGTGCAAAAGGAGGAAATATGTGAGCAGCTTCTTCCTGACTACGAGCCTCAGTCTATGATCTGTGTTGGTGATGAAAACCATAAAAAAGGAACTTACGAG GGTGATTCTGGTGGCCCATTAGTCTGCAATAAGAAGGCTTATGGCATTGTTTCTTATGGATGTGGGTGCAACCTCTTCCCTGAGGCATTCACCAGGATCTCCCACTTTGAGCCCTGGATCCGTGAGCAATTGAGGAAGTTTGCAATCCAAGATATTCCTGGCTCTCCATCCTCTGACTAA
- the LOC131094076 gene encoding cathepsin G-like: MLLLLLLTNAFVLLPWAGAGRIIGGREAKPHSRPYMAFLEIKSGIQFYTCGGFLIRPDAVLSAAHCVDMKGRPRVTVILGAHNVSRRELSQQKIRVGQWVIHPEYSREDGKNDIALLKLKPRARINKIVQFISIPRRNERVRPGALCTVSGWGMTSTDGDESDVLREVELKVQNETRCQKFSRKYQRRSMICVGDENRKKASYKGDSGGPLVCKKKAYGIVSHGYDDLIFPAVFTRISYFEPWIREQLRGFAIQDIPGSPSSD; the protein is encoded by the exons atgctgctgctccttctgctcaCAAATGCTTTTGTCcttctgccctgggctggggcag GAAGGATCATTGGTGGACGAGAAGCTAAGCCCCACTCCAGACCCTACATGGcttttttagaaattaaaagtgGCATACAATTTTATACCTGTGGAGGGTTCCTGATTCGCCCAGACGCAGTGCTCTCAGCAGCTCACTGTGTGGATATGAAAGG GAGACCAAGGGTCACTGTGATTCTGGGAGCCCACAATGTAAGCAGACGAGAACTGAGCCAGCAGAAGATCCGTGTGGGACAATGGGTCATCCATCCTGAATATTCCCGTGAAGACGGGAAAAATGACATCGCACTGCTGAAG CTGAAGCCAAGGGCCAGGATCAATAAGATTGTCCAGTTTATCTCCATTCCCAGGAGAAATGAACGTGTGAGACCAGGAGCTTTATGCACGGTGTCTGGTTGGGGCATGACATCTACAGATGGGGACGAGAGTGATGTCTTGAGGGAGGTGGAACTGAAGGTGCAAAATGAGACAAGATGTCAGAAGTTTTCCAGAAAATACCAGCGTCGGTCTATGATCTGTGTTGGTGATGAAAACCGTAAAAAAGCATCATACAAG GGTGATTCTGGTGGCCCATTAGTCTGCAAGAAGAAGGCTTATGGCATTGTTTCTCATGGATATGATGACCTCATCTTCCCTGCGGTATTCACCAGGATCTCATACTTTGAGCCCTGGATCCGTGAGCAGCTGAGGGGGTTTGCAATCCAAGATATTCCTGGCTCTCCGTCCTCTGACTAA
- the LOC131094068 gene encoding olfactory receptor 10A5-like, with protein sequence MEPAEEQDAGNHTLLSEFILSGLSSRPELQHLLFFTVCFVYSMTLIGNLLICMATAHPTLHTPMYFFLRVLSVLDISTASVVVPKMLVSTLSEDRSISYLGCVTQLYCVVFLASTEWYLLAAMAYDRYVAVCRPLRYPAVMSTRACLSMVLLSCCSGQVVSVVQTAWVFTLPFCGPRSINYFFCDIPPLVLLSCADTSRYERQLISATVLVIFTPFCLILLSYTCIISSILRISSAESRHKTFSTCSSHLTVVTLYCASGTLIYLQPKSSDSQEAKKVLALIYTTVIPTLNPLIYSLRNKEVKEVLVRGMAVLMKK encoded by the coding sequence ATGGAGCCAGCAGAGGAACAAGATGCAGGAAACCACACCCTGCTGAGTGAATTCATCCTCTCTGGGTTGTCCAGCCGCCCAGAACTCCAGCACCTGCTGTTCTTCACAGTCTGCTTCGTTTACAGCATGACTCTCATCGGGAACCTCCTCATCTGCATGGCCACAGCTCACCCCACCCTCCACACACCCATGTACTTCTTCCTCCGCGTCCTGTCCGTCCTGGATATTTCCACAGCCTCAGTGGTGGTCCCCAAGATGCTGGTGAGCACCCTGTCAGAGGACAGGAGCATCTCCTACCTGGGCTGTGTCACACAGCTCTACTGTGTGGTTTTCTTGGCGTCCACTGAGTGGTACCTGCTGGCAGCCATGGCCTACGACCGCTACGTGGCCGTGTGCCGCCCGCTGAGGTACCCGGCTGTCATGAGCACCAGGGCTTGCCTCTCCATGgttctgctctcctgctgcagtggccaggtGGTGTCGGTGGTGCAGACAGCCTGGGTGTTCACCCTGCCCTTCTGTGGGCCCAGGAGCATCAACTACTTCTTCTGTGACATCCCCCCTCTGGTGCTGCTCTCGTGCGCGGACACGTCGCGCTACGAGCGGCAGCTGATCTCGGCCACCGTGCTCGTCATCTTCACGCCCTTCTGCCTCATCCTGCTGTCCTACACCTGCATCATCTCCAGCATCCTGAGGATCtcctctgcagagagcaggcaCAAGACCTTCTCCACCTGTTCCTCGCACCTCACCGTGGTAACGTTGTACTGCGCCAGCGGGACTTTGATTTACTTGCAGCCAAAATCCAGTGATTCACAGGAGGCCAAGAAAGTCCTGGCTCTCATATACACAACTGTAATTCCCACTTTAAACCCCCTCATTTACAGCCTGAGGAATAAAGAAGTGAAAGAAGTACTAGTCAGAGGGATGGCTGTGTTGATgaagaaataa